Proteins from a single region of Juglans microcarpa x Juglans regia isolate MS1-56 chromosome 5S, Jm3101_v1.0, whole genome shotgun sequence:
- the LOC121268080 gene encoding PRA1 family protein B4-like — MSSTTSPPVLPISVPESQSQSQSQPPIATPAFRSFITHISDSVRHGISQRRPWSELADRSAFSKPESFSDAALRVRKNYSYFRVNYLSVIAIILAFSLVSHPFSLLVLLGLLSAWLFLYLFRPSDQPLVLFGRAFSDKETLGILTVSSLFVVFLTTVGSLLISALLVGVAVVCAHGAFRVPEDLFLDEQENPATGFLSFLGGAASNAAVAAAPVVAAARV; from the coding sequence ATGTCGTCCACTACATCTCCTCCCGTGCTCCCCATCTCCGTCCCCGAATCTCAATCCCAATCCCAGTCCCAACCCCCAATCGCCACCCCTGCCTTCCGTTCCTTCATCACCCACATCTCCGACTCCGTCCGCCACGGGATCTCCCAGCGCCGGCCCTGGTCCGAACTCGCCGACCGTTCCGCCTTCTCCAAGCCCGAGTCTTTCTCCGATGCCGCCCTTCGCGTCCGCAAGAACTACTCCTACTTTCGCGTCAACTACCTCTCCGTCATTGCCATCATCCTCGCCTTCTCGCTCGTCTCCCACCCCTTCTCTCTCCTCGTCCTCCTCGGCCTCCTCTCTGCCTGGCTGTTCCTCTACCTCTTCCGCCCCTCCGATCAGCCACTCGTTCTCTTCGGCCGCGCGTTCTCCGACAAGGAAACCCTCGGTATCTTGACCGTGTCTAGCCTCTTCGTCGTCTTCCTCACTACCGTCGGATCGCTACTTATTTCCGCACTCCTCGTTGGCGTTGCCGTTGTCTGCGCCCACGGCGCTTTTAGGGTTCCCGAGGACCTCTTCCTTGACGAGCAGGAGAATCCCGCAACCGGATTCCTCTCCTTCCTTGGTGGTGCCGCCTCCAACGCCGCCGTCGCCGCTGCACCCGTCGTTGCCGCTGCACGCGTCTGA